The following DNA comes from Oscillospiraceae bacterium.
TGGACAGCCTTTTTATATGAATTACAAAGGAAAGTATATCATCAGTACGCAGGTGAAAGATGGAGTTGATTTCTATTTTACCAACATTTTGCTTTCCAAGAAGTTAAAAACTGCCAGTACAACAGTTTTTAAAAGTGATCGTGAGCAAATTTGTACCTTTCGCGTACATAGTAAATTAACAAACGATGATGGCACTCTGTTTTTGGCACCGCTGGAAACAGCAGACGACAATACAGTCGTTTCCAGCATGGCTTTTGTAGTTTACGACAGCACAATGAGTGCCCTGTGGGACAAAGTTAATGAAAACGGCTTTATGACCCTGTCTTACAACAATGAACGAATCTATTCATCCAACAAACAGGGTAATCAGGCAATCAATGAAGGGAACAACCTAAGCAATTTTCTGCCCGGAGACAGTCTGACAATGTGTTACAGTCATAATGCTTTTAAAGTGCAGTGGACTATTCCACAATTTACGTTTTTTACTAGGCGCTGTCATGGTGCAGGCAGTCATCACATTTTTGGTGTTGGCGGTGGCGGTACTACTACTGCTGCTGCTGTGCTACACGCATAAAAGCTATGCGCCGGTGAGGCAGATTCTGCAACGTATTGAACCACAGTACCAGCAGCAAAACGCCATGGACGAATCAAAGTATATTGACATGGCGGTCAGTGACCTTACTTATACCAAAAAATTTTTGGAACAGACCAATGAGGAACTGTGTCGAGAAAAATACCTGTACTATATTCTGGATAATCAAGTGACAACAGGTTCCGTCCTGTACCAGCAATGTCTTAGCGCCGGTATTCGGGTGGACCGGCACTGGTTTGCGTGCATTTTATTGGAAGACACTGCGGAAAATGAAAAACTGTTTCAAAGTTTAAATGCAGAGGAAAAAGACAGCGGGCAGGAAACCAATTCGTATTCCATGTACATTATGGACAATAAATATATGTTCCTGCTGTGTTCAGACGAAAAAGAGGACTGTCTGGCAGAAAAGCTGCGGCAGCTGAGTGACGGTAATGACGAGTTGGTTTCTGTCAGTCATGCAGTTGACAGTCTAGAAAATGTATGCAGTGTATATCTGGATGTTTGTCAGCGTGAGGCAAACAGACGCAAAGTCCAGATACTTCCTCTGTGTATCCGGAATTGGAACTGGAAGCACTGCAAGAAGCTGTTTCTGTGGAAAGCACTGATAAAGTGAAATTTGCACTGCGTATGATTAAGAACTGGCTTGTCTCCTGCAGCGAGATGTGGCGCGCTTCTGTTTTTGTAACCGTCTGCAGTATTCTGAATGAGGGCGACCGCCAAAAAATCAATCGGCAGGTGCAGCGGATTCCGGTACCGAATCCGGAAGCTATTAGCTGTGAGATTGACATTTTGTTTTCCAAATATCTGCAGCGTGTGGGAACACAAGTGGAAGAAACAGCACCGCATGGGCACCGAAGCTTGGGCAGCTTGATGCAGTATGTGGAAGCAAATTACTGAGATTTCAGCTTTACCATCAAGCGTATGGCAATGAATTTTCACACTTCGCCGTCTAACCTGAGCCATTTTTTCAAAAAGAGTACCGGGCAGACAATTTCCCATTTCATTGATGACATGAAGGTGAAGCGTGCAGAACAACTGCTGCTTGCCGGTTAGAGGGTGAATGATGTTGCATAGCAGTTTGGTTACAACAGCGCTTCCGTGTCCATTGAAACCTTTAAACGCGTACGAGGGGGTGACTTACAGCGTGTTCCGCTGCAGCAGTGAAACTGAACTTATTCAAAAACATTCAAAACCTTGAATTTGCAGAAAGGCCGGCCGACTTTTGCCTGCCTGCCTTTTTCTTTGCGTATCTTAAATTTTTGAACTGCTTGTGAAGCGGCGTGATTCTGTTCAATTTGCAGGGATTGATTTCACATTCCCGTATTTTTTTCAAAATCACGGAATTGAAAGCAGAAGCAAAGAGTTTATACTGAAAAGTGTTCCGGGAGATGTTCAGCCAGCGGAAGCGGGAGATTGCCCGAGAAAAAGTTTTGCAGCCAGCGGGGAGCTGGCGAAAAGATTGAAAAGGAGTCTCAACAATGACCAAAAAGCAATTTTTAGCAGATGGTCTGGCAGCGGTGCTGAAAGACTTTTGCAGTCAAACCGGCCTGCTGCGGCAGCGGGAGCGCGAACAGGTTGCTGCCACAAAGTCAGCAGGTAAAACCGTTTCCTTTGGACGCAGTCCGGCACAGAAAGCGGTTCAGGCCGCAAAGGCGCAGCAACGGCTGGACTCCGCAAACAAGGAGTTGAACAGTCTGCGCGAGGATGGTACAATTAGAGTGAAAGGAATGCTCGTGAAAGCTCCCGCCGTACCGGGCACCTTAACTTTCAGCGGCCATGCGTTAGACAGACTGTCCGAGCGCGGAATGACTTTGCAGGATGTGGAACGTATCATAAAATCGCCAAAATTTGCAATCAGGCAGCGTAATGGTACACAGCACGTTTATTATTCGGAAGCCGGATTCATTGCAATTAAATCAGACGGCACCGTGTCCTCCATCGGTCAGCTTGACGAGGGCGGGAAAACAGTATTGGAGGTGGCAAAAAAATATGGATTTTATCACGAATCCAAAAAATGAAGATGAACAGGTACTTTGCCCTATCTGGAATAAGAAAATTTCTGCCGGTCTTTGCTTTGACATTTCCAACATTGGCAATGACAGTTTGAATCTGCCGCAAAAGCTCCGGCCACCATGTGGCTGGCAAAAGGCACATGAAATATGTGATAAATGCGAAAATTACAACTAAGCCGCCACGGCACACGCCCGGCGGTATTTTTGTACCCAATTTCAGAAGCAAGCAGCCGTTGCGGGCTGCTTTTTTCATACTTATTTTGCCCTACCCTGCCGGGCTTAAAATGCAGGAACCGCACGGCGCAGAGTGGCTGCGCACTTACAAATCAAATCAATGCGGCAAGGAGTTTTTAACATGGATATGAAAGAACTTTTCGGTGACAAATCGCTCACCTATGCGGACTTTGAAAAAGCTGCCGGTGAGCACAAAGCAAAATTTGTTGACCTGTCCGAGGGCGGCTATGTGGACAAGGGCAAGTTTGACAGTAAAGACGCTGAATTAAAAACCGCAAATGGCACTATTGCAGACCTGCAGGACAAAGTGAAGGCTTTTGACGGTGTGGATGTTGAAAAGCTGAAGCAGGATGTCAAAGACGCGCAGGTCAAGTATGGTACCGACCTTAGCACGCTGAAAAAGTCCAGTGCTATCAACCTTGCGCTGGTGGGAGCAAAAGCGCACGACGCAAAAGCCGTGCTGCCATTTGTCAACATGGACGCTGTCACGAAGGACGGCGACAAAGTGCTGAGCTTGGATGAGCAAGTACAGAATTTGAAGAAAGACAAGGTTTTTCTGTTTGAAGAAGAAAAGCCGGCCGGGGGCTTTTTTGTTTATGCAGTAGTCAAATTATAAAAAGTAGTCAAAAGGTAGTCAAAACCGAAAAAGGCATAAAGCAAAGCCCGCAGGAAATCACTAAAAACATGATACCTACGGGCTTTTCCTTGGAGCTACTGATCGGACTCGAACCGATGACCTGCTGATTACGAATCAGCTGCTCTACCAACTGAGCCACAGTAGCAAACGGAACTTATCTATTATATCGTACGAATAAAGTTTCGTCAAGGTTTTCCCAGTGGCTTTCCATGCGGATTCTTAGAAAGGGGTTACGCAAGGTATTCCTCAAGGCAGACCCCTTGGCTGTGTATTTCTTTTGCCGCGGGCAGGCCCACATACCGATAATGCCACGGCTCATAAATAATTCCGGTAATCTTTTCTTTTCCTTTCGGGTAGCGCAGAATAAAGCCGTACTGCCAGGCATTTTGAGTCAGCCAGGCGGATTCCGGCGTCTCTGCAAAGGTTTCGTCCAGCAGCTGATTGGTGTCGCTGCCTAGATCGGCAGCAAGACCGAGATTGTGTTCACTGGTACCGGGCGGTGCAACAACCGCTGCCGCCGCGTCAACCGCTTTTTGACCCTGCAGACCTTTCTTTTCTTTTGAGCGGATTTCATCCTGATACAGGCTGCTTTGCAGACTGATGCTGCGCCAACCGGAGCAGACCATTAGGTGGTTGCCTTTGGCGTTGCAGGCGGAAATCATCTGCTGCAGAGCTCCCGCTGCGCGTGAGTCAAAACGGACATTGGCTACAGCAGATGTTTTTACAGAGAAGCTGCTGGGCAGCGGATGGCTGGCGTTTACTAAGTGCAGCTGCCACGCTGCTTTATTCACAGCAGGCTTTGCGGCTGCAGAAGACACAGCGTGCGGCTTTGCAGAAGAAACGGCCGGCTTAGCGGAAGACACTGCCGCAGCGGATGGCTGCGGCAGCCGATACAGCATGAAAGCACAGCCGGCGGCAATGCAGATGAAAGCAGCTGCCAGTAAAAGCACAACACGGCGGCTTGGCCGGTGGTGCAGGGAAAAGCAAAAGAATCGGCGGCGCATTTGGGATTCCTCCCTATCAATAAATTCTTTATACATCTATATATATAGAAATGGGCCTGCCGCAATGGTTCTATTCTACTTCTTCCCTGCATAAAAAATCAATGAGGAAACTAGAGAAGGAGGCGAAAACGGTGACCATTTCTTTTCACGGGAAAAAGAAACGCGTCTTTTTAGCAGCAGCCCTTTTCGCAGTAGCGGTGATCATTGTGCTTTTTGTACGCACGGCCGGCGCAGCGGGGGGGATTTCCGCCGGGAGCAACAGCGACCGTGTGCGATTTCTGCAGCAATGCGGATGGCAGGTGGAAAATGAACCGATTGCTGCACGTGAGGTGCAGATTCCTGCACAGTTTTCTAAGGTTTACCAAAATTACAGCCAGTTGAACCAACAGGCTGGTTTTGACTTGACCAAAGTCGCTGGAAAGACCTGTCAGCAGTATGTGTATCGTGTGAAAAATTATACAGGCAATCCGGATGTTCGGGCAACTTTACTCGTATATAAAGGGGAAATTGCCGGAGGGGATGTCTCCACCGCTGCGCTAAACGGCTTTATGAAACCGCTGCGGCAGAAAAGTTGAGTTTCAACCGGGCTTCGGGTATAATGACAGCAGAAAACGAGGTGTACCCGATGCCACAAATGCGATTGGATAAACTGCTGGCACAGCAGACCGGCATCAGCCGCAAAGAAGCCGCTGCCTTAGCGCGCAGCGGCGCTGTGCAGCTGAATGGACAACCCTTGACTGACCCGGCCGCGCATGTCAGCCCGGAGCAGGTAACTTTGCACGGCGAAAAACTGGACTACCAGCAGTTTGTGTATTGGATACTCAACAAGCCGGCGGGCCTTTTGACTGCTGCACGCGACGCCCGGCAGCCGGTAGTGCTTGACCTGCTGCCGCCGGAGCAGCGCCGGCGCGGGGTGCAGCCCGTGGGTCGGCTGGACAAAGACACCACCGGCCTGCTGCTTTTAACGAATGACGGCGCTTTGGCGCACCGCCTGTTGTCGCCCCGGCATCATGTCTGGAAAATTTATCAGGCCCGCCTGAGCTGCCCGCCGCGCGCCGGTGCGCAGCAGCGCTTTGCGGCTGGGGTGCAGCTGCCGGATTTCACCTGCCTGCCGGCTCGACTGCGGCTGTTGGAAAACGGCAGTACGCCCCTTTATGAGGTTGCCCTGCGTGAGGGGAAATTCCACCAGGTAAAGCGGATGTTTGCGGCACAGGACAGCGAAGTGACAGCACTGTGCCGCACAGAATTCGGCCCGCTGTCTCTGCCGCCGGATTTGCCGCAGGGTGCGCTGCGCCCGCTGACTGCCGCTGAGCAGGCGGCCCTGCTGGGACAAGGAGATTGACATGTTGCATAAAAGTGACTTGAAAATTTTGATGGCATGCTTTGACAATATGGACGAAATACGACCTGCGTTTTTGGATTTTAGGAGAATTACATAAACAAGACAAAAGAAGTTTGGACAAAACAGGTCTGTACAGGCATAAATCTATCTGCTATTATTGAAACAACCGATAGATGAAGATGAAACGAAAAACAGGAGGCACATGTTATGGCAAGCGTAACCCTGAAGCATGTTTACAAAATTTACACCGGCGGCGTACAGGCCGTTACCGATTTCAATTTGGAAATCGCCGATAAAGAATTTATCATTCTGGTTGGTCCTTCCGGCTGCGGCAAATCTACCACCCTGCGTATGATTGCAGGTTTGGAGGATATCTCTAAAGGCGAGCTGTATATCGGCGACACCCTGGCAAACGACGTTGCACCAAAGGACCGCGATATCGCCATGGTGTTCCAGAACTATGCGCTGTATCCGCACATGACCGTGTTTGACAACATGGCATTTGGTCTGAAACTGCGTAAAGTACCAAAGGATGAAATCAAGGCGCGCGTGGAAGAAGCTGCCCGCATCCTTGACATTGCACATCTGCTCGACCGTAAGCCGAAGGCCCTTTCCGGCGGCCAGCGCCAGCGTGTTGCTTTGGGTCGTGCAATCGTGCGTAACCCGAAGGTCTTCCTTTTGGATGAGCCACTGTCTAACTTGGATGCAAAACTGCGTGCACAGATGCGTACAGAAATCAGTAAGCTGCATAAGCGCCTGGGCACAACCTTTATTTATGTTACACATGACCAGACCGAGGCTATGACCATGGGCGACCGCATTGTGGTTATGAAAGACGGCATTATTCAGCAGGTAGATACCCCGCAGAATCTGTATGACTTCCCGATCAACGAGTTTGTCGCAGGCTTTATGGGCAGCCCGCAGATGAACTTCATTGATGCAAAGGTCAACAAAGCTGCAAAGGGCTATTCCATTGACTTTGGCCAGTACAGTTTGGTACTGCCTGCCGGCAAAGCAAAGGCAGAGGTCATGGATCCTTATGTCGGCAAAGATGTCGTTTTGGGCATTCGCCCCGAGCATGTGCATGATGAGCCGAAGTTCCTGCAGGATCATCCTGAGTTTATCGCAGATGCAGAAGTAGAAGTTACCGAGCTGATGGGCGCAGAAACATACCTGTACCTCACCTGCGATGGCAACAACCTGACTGCTCGTGTCGAGCCTACCTCTACTGCAAAGTCCGGCGATAAGATTAAGATTGCCTTTGATATGAGCAAGTGCCATCTGTTTGACAAAGATACAGAAGCCACCATCTTGAACTAACAAGAACAGGATGTTATATAAAGGAGGGAACTGCACGCTGTGTAGTTCCCTCTTCTGTTTTCACGCTGTGAGAAATCCATAAAAATTATGAATTTTTTTATGAAATAGTTGAAAAGCATTATAAAAGTGTGTAAAATAGATAAAAGAGTATTTCTCTTTTCAGTTGGCTTTTGTGAAATCATACATTGCATTTTTTTGGCAGCTGGTTCTCATTGCCAAAAAGCGCTTCATACTTAGTAAAGCGAGGGGTTCTATTATGTCAAACAGATTATTTCAGGGCGTTATCCATCAAATGCGTGACGCAATCGACCGCACCATTGGCGTTATTGATGAGACGTCAGTTATCATTGCCTGCAGCGAACTTGGCCGCATTGGCGAAGTAAACGAGAGCGTTACCTCCGAGTTGATGGTTTCGCAGGAACCTTTCGTTGTAAACGGGTATACCTACAAGTCTTTCGGCAACCTGCCGCGGCCAGAGTATGCGGTGTTTGTGCTGGGCACAGACCCCGAGGCGGGCCGCTATGCCTCTCTGCTGGCCGTTTCCCTTTCCAGCATCAAGCAGTATTATGATGAAAAATATGACCGCAGCAATTTTGTAAAGAATGTTATTTTGGACAATATTCTGCCCGGCGATATCTATTTGAAGGCGCGCGAGCTGCACTTTAACAACGATGTCAGCCGTGTGTGCATGCTGATTAAAGTAACCAACAAAACTGACATTGCCGCTTATGATGTGATTCAAAACCTGTTCCCCGACAAAAACAAGGATTTTGTCATCAACATCAACGAAAGCGATATTGCGCTGGTCAAAGAGATTAAGCCGGGTATCGACAGCAAAGACCTTGAGAAATTGGCAAGCTCTATTGTTGACACACTTTCCAGTGAATTCTATACCCATTGTGTAGTGGGCATAGGCACCCCGGTCGTGGGTGTAAAGGACTTAGCCCGCTCCTTTAAAGAGGCACAGGTTGCCTTGGAGGTCGGCAAGGTCTTTGATACCGAGCGCAGCATTGTGCGCTATGACAACTTGGGTATTGCGCGCCTGATTTATCAGCTGCCGACTACCCTGTGTGAGATGTTTTTAAAGGAAGTCTTTAAAAAAGGAAGCATCGACAGCCTGGACCACGAGACGCTGTTTACGATTCAGCGCTTCTTTGAAAATAACTTGAACGTCTCTGAGACCAGCCGCAAACTTTTTGTGCACCGCAATACTTTGGTCTATCGCTTGGAAAAAATCAAGAAGATTACCGGCCTGGACCTGCGCGAATTTGAAGACGCTATTGTCTTTAAGGTGGCGCTCATGGTCAAAAAATACCTCGATTCCAACCCGGTAAAATTCTAAAAAGTAGTTTTGAACCACCCCAAAGCAGCTGTACCTTTGTAAGGCCAGCTGCTTTTTTTGGGCGATTTTCCCAGATGACGGAAAGAAAGGCGGAGTGGATTTCCATATCGTTTTTTGGTGTTCATATTATGCTCACAGTTTACAGTTTGATTACATCTTATTTCTATATAAGAATTATTGTAAGGGAAACTGTGCTAATATGATTATGTACGCAAAGGCGCTTTTCCTGTAAAAACGCCTCAGAAAAGAAATTATTTTGAAAAGGAGCGATCTGCTTGATCGAGTTGAGTCATGTCAGCAAGACCTACCCGAACGGCACCCGCGCCCTGTATGATGTGAGCCTGCAGGTAGATAAAGGCGAGTTTGTCTTTATTGTGGGTGCCTCTGGTGCAGGCAAAAGTACACTGCTGAAGTTGATTACCTGTGAAGAGAGACCGGACTGCGGGGAGCTTTCCGTAAACGGCCTTGATTTAATGAAAATTAAACGGCGGGAAGTGCCGTATCACAGACGCACACTGGGCATGGTGTTTCAGAATTTCCGCCTGATTGCGAAAATGACGGTTTTCGACAATGTTGCCTTTGCTATGCACATTGTCGGTGCAAGCCGCCGCGAAATCAATAAGCGTGTACCGTACATACTGGGTTTGGTCGATTTGGAAAACAAGGCAAAGTGCTACCCGGCGGAGCTTTCCGGCGGCGAGCAGCAGCGTGTCGGCCTTGCGCGCGCGCTGGTCAATAATCCGGAAATCATCATTGCAGATGAACCAACCGGCAATATCGACCCGGCGCTGTCCTTTGAAATTGTAGACCTTTTAAGCGAAATTAACCTGCGCGGAACGACGGTGCTGATGATAACGCATGAGCACAGCCTTGTCAAACAGTTTCAAAAGCGTATCGTCGAGATTCAGGGAGGCCGCATTGTGGCGGATTCCAAAGAAATGGAGGCGAACGCAGCACAATGAAAAATTTTGGCTATCTCCTTAAAGAGGGTATTAAAAATATTTGGAAAAGCAGGACCATGTCGCTGGCTTCCATTGCGGTTTTGATGAGCTGTCTGCTCATGACCGGCGCGGCAGTGCTTTTCAGTTGGAATATCAAGTCCGCAATGAGTTTGGTAGAGGGCAATAACTCTATTAAGGTATATATTAAACAGGATGTACCGTCCCTGAAAGCTCTGCAGATTGGCGACCAGATTCGTAAACTGGACAATGTCGCTTCCTGTGAGTTTATCTCAAAGGACGACGGTATGAAAGATATGCGCAAAATGGTTGGCGAACAGAACGCTGGCTTGCTGGACGGCCTGGAGGGCGACAACAACTGGCTGCCGAACTCCTTCCGTATCTCTATGAAAGACCTTTCTAAGTACAAGGAAACCGCGGCGAAAATTACTGCAATCGATGGTGTCGATAAGATTTACGATTACCAGCAACTGGCTGATAAGCTGACGCACATCGACCGCATTGTTACCAATGTGGGTTTTGTGCTGGTGATAGCGCTCAGTCTGGTTTCTCTATTCATTATCGCAAATACCATTCACGTGGCCATGTACTCACACCGGCTGGAAATCAGTATTATGAAATCGGTAGGTGCGACAAATGGATTCATACGGGTGCCATATTTGGTCGAAGGCATGGTGACCGGTCTTGCGGCCGGCGCGATTGCAGCGGGCCTTTTGCATTTGATTTATTATCGCGTGGTGGACTCCATGGGTATTCGAGCACTCTTTAATGTGATTAATTTGAATGCCATTATGACGCCTGTGGTCTTGATTATGATGCTGGCAGGTGCCTTGTTTGGCGCCTTGGGCGGCATTATTTCCATCGAGCGCTATTTGAAAAAAGAGGGAGGAGCTATCGTTGGCTGGTAAATGGAGAAAACACGCAAAGTTTTTGAGCGGCGTGCTTTCCGTATGTGTTGCAGCGGCTTTGGTACTGTCTACAACAGCAACTACTGTGGCGTATGCAGCAGACGATATCAGTTCTCTGAAACAAAAACAGGCTGCCTATGCGCAGCAGAAAAAAGAAAATGACGCAAAGCTGACCCAGCTGCGCCAGGACAAGAGCAAAAAAGAGGAGTACAAGCAGACCCTGCAGAACCAAATTACCACTCTGCAGAATCAAATTGATACTTACAATACACAAATTGCAGACCTGGATGACAGCATTTTGCAGTCGCAGCAGCAGATTGCGGCAAAGCAGAAAGATATTTCGGCGGATACTGCGAAACTGAAAGAGCGCCTGTGCGCCCTGTATATGTCCGGCGGCGCAAGCAATTTGGAACTTCTGTTTTCCGCGAAAGATGTTGCGGATTTAGCGGACAAGACCGAAGCACTGCAGATGGTGACTTCTCATGATACAGCCCTGATTAGTAAACTGCGGTCTGAAATGTCGGCGGTCAAAAAGCAGAAAGAATCGATTGAGCAAAACCGCGAAGAAGCTGCAGATGCCAAAACGGCTGTTGCAGGGAAACAGAGTGAGCTTTCCGGCTTAGCCAGCGAGGTACAGACAGTTATCAGCAGCCTTTCCACGCAGGAAAGCAGCCTGCAGTCACAAAGCGACTCTTTGGCTCAGCAGGAAGCTGCTGCAGACCAGGCGGTCGACAAGTGGTATGCGGACTACCAGGCGAGCCAGAAGAAAAAGCAGGTAGAGGCAGCTCAAAAAGCGGCCCAGCAGAAGGCTACTGCTTCCAGCAGCCAAACAAGCGGCAGCACGAGTACCGGTACCTCTGGTTCTTCACAGCACAGCAGCACGAGCGGCGGCAGTTCTTCCAGCGGAGCAAGCGCAAGCGGCAGCGGCTCTATGATGTGGCCGGTGCCCAGCTGCCAGCTGATTACGTCTCCGTTTGGTCACCGCAGCAGCCCGGGCGGCATTGGCAGTACTTATCATAAAGGAATTGATATTGGTGCCAGCTATGGTTCGGCGATTGTTGCGGCCGACAGCGGCACAATTATCCAGGCGGGCGACAACGGCTGGGGGTATGGCAACCTGGTAATGATTGACCACGGCAACGGTGTCATCACGTACTATGGCCACATGAGCAGTGTCGCAGTCAGCGACGGCCAGACCGTTGCGAAAGGGCAGATTATTGGCTATGTCGGCAGCACCGGCAACAGCACCGGCCCACACTGCCACTTTGAGATTCGCGTAAACGGAACCGCTGTTGACCCGAGCGGCTATGTATAACGTATACTAATACATATAAAGGCAGCCAAGCATGCGGTAAAACGCGATTGGCTGCCTTTTCGTTTGAGCAGAAGGAGGAAAGAAGTTGGAGCCGGAAACTATCATTTTAAACTTTACAGATATTTACGAGGAAGAAAATTTTTACCAGAATGAAAAATTCACATGGATTAACTGTACTGATATTCCGGGAACCTGCTGTTATTGCACACCGCAGGCGGCAGAGGAATTGCGCCACCGGCTGAAAGATCATTCCGCGTATGGCATCCATTTCTTAGATTCCGGCGATTACCACTATGTTACTGGCCTTTGGCTTGAAAAAATACAGGAACCGTTTCATTTGCTGCTGTTTGATTATCACAGCGATATGCAGCCCCCGCGGTTTCCGGGCCTGTTTTCCTGTGGAGGGTGGGTAAAAGATGTCATGGACCATCACCCTTTTTTACAGAATGTCTGCATAGTTGGGCCGGACCAGAGCGCTTTTGCACAGATTTCGGAAAAATACCGCAGCAGGCTGATTTGCATCAGCCTGCAGGCTTTGCAGGAAAAGGAAACATGGGGGCAGCTGGAAAAGCTGAAAACCGGCATGCCGGTCTATATTTCTATTGACAAAGATGTGATGAGCCGCTACTTTGCCTGTACAGACTGGAGCCAGGGGCAGCTTTCCCTGCAGGTACTGGAAAAGTTGCTGCAGATTTTTGAGAGCCACTGCCGCATTTTGGGGATTGATATCTGTGGCGAGTGCAAGGCGGATATGCTGCCCTTTTTGCTGCAGCGCGCAGAAAAGACCAACAGTGACACCAATTTGGCGCTGCTGCGTTTTTTGCTGCGGGGAAAGAACAGATAAAATACAGAATAAAAGACCGGCCTGCTGCGCAGATTTTGCAGCGGGCCGGTCTTTTTAGAAGTTACAGGGAATGAAGTACCAGAAAATGAAGAAGATATGCAATGAAAATACCGAGCAGCCCGCCGCAAATGACCTCTGATGGGCGGTGACCAAGGCGGGTTTCCAGAGGCGGCGCTTCTTTTTCCGGTTCCACTTTGCGTTCCATGCGGTTGATTGCGTCTGCATGCAGGCCAGCCTGCCAGCGAATGCCGAGGGCGTCATAAATGACAACGGCAGACAAGGCAACGCCCAGCGCAAACTCGACCGAATCAAAGCCGCGGACCAGGCCGCAGCCAAAAGCAGTGGCGCAGACAAAAGCAGAGTGGGAACTGGGCATGCCGCCGGTGCCGATATAATCGTGCAGTGTTAATTTTTCACGGCGGACAAGGCAGGTGATTACTTTAATCAGCTGTGCCGCCAGCCAGGACAGTACGGCCGACAAAATAATCAAGTTCATAAATTTTCCTCCTTACAAGCCGCCCTCAAAACGGGCGG
Coding sequences within:
- a CDS encoding DUF4830 domain-containing protein, whose translation is MTISFHGKKKRVFLAAALFAVAVIIVLFVRTAGAAGGISAGSNSDRVRFLQQCGWQVENEPIAAREVQIPAQFSKVYQNYSQLNQQAGFDLTKVAGKTCQQYVYRVKNYTGNPDVRATLLVYKGEIAGGDVSTAALNGFMKPLRQKS
- the ugpC gene encoding sn-glycerol-3-phosphate ABC transporter ATP-binding protein UgpC gives rise to the protein MASVTLKHVYKIYTGGVQAVTDFNLEIADKEFIILVGPSGCGKSTTLRMIAGLEDISKGELYIGDTLANDVAPKDRDIAMVFQNYALYPHMTVFDNMAFGLKLRKVPKDEIKARVEEAARILDIAHLLDRKPKALSGGQRQRVALGRAIVRNPKVFLLDEPLSNLDAKLRAQMRTEISKLHKRLGTTFIYVTHDQTEAMTMGDRIVVMKDGIIQQVDTPQNLYDFPINEFVAGFMGSPQMNFIDAKVNKAAKGYSIDFGQYSLVLPAGKAKAEVMDPYVGKDVVLGIRPEHVHDEPKFLQDHPEFIADAEVEVTELMGAETYLYLTCDGNNLTARVEPTSTAKSGDKIKIAFDMSKCHLFDKDTEATILN
- a CDS encoding DUF4258 domain-containing protein, giving the protein MTKKQFLADGLAAVLKDFCSQTGLLRQREREQVAATKSAGKTVSFGRSPAQKAVQAAKAQQRLDSANKELNSLREDGTIRVKGMLVKAPAVPGTLTFSGHALDRLSERGMTLQDVERIIKSPKFAIRQRNGTQHVYYSEAGFIAIKSDGTVSSIGQLDEGGKTVLEVAKKYGFYHESKK
- a CDS encoding phage scaffolding protein; the protein is MDMKELFGDKSLTYADFEKAAGEHKAKFVDLSEGGYVDKGKFDSKDAELKTANGTIADLQDKVKAFDGVDVEKLKQDVKDAQVKYGTDLSTLKKSSAINLALVGAKAHDAKAVLPFVNMDAVTKDGDKVLSLDEQVQNLKKDKVFLFEEEKPAGGFFVYAVVKL
- the ftsX gene encoding permease-like cell division protein FtsX encodes the protein MKNFGYLLKEGIKNIWKSRTMSLASIAVLMSCLLMTGAAVLFSWNIKSAMSLVEGNNSIKVYIKQDVPSLKALQIGDQIRKLDNVASCEFISKDDGMKDMRKMVGEQNAGLLDGLEGDNNWLPNSFRISMKDLSKYKETAAKITAIDGVDKIYDYQQLADKLTHIDRIVTNVGFVLVIALSLVSLFIIANTIHVAMYSHRLEISIMKSVGATNGFIRVPYLVEGMVTGLAAGAIAAGLLHLIYYRVVDSMGIRALFNVINLNAIMTPVVLIMMLAGALFGALGGIISIERYLKKEGGAIVGW
- the ftsE gene encoding cell division ATP-binding protein FtsE, with protein sequence MIELSHVSKTYPNGTRALYDVSLQVDKGEFVFIVGASGAGKSTLLKLITCEERPDCGELSVNGLDLMKIKRREVPYHRRTLGMVFQNFRLIAKMTVFDNVAFAMHIVGASRREINKRVPYILGLVDLENKAKCYPAELSGGEQQRVGLARALVNNPEIIIADEPTGNIDPALSFEIVDLLSEINLRGTTVLMITHEHSLVKQFQKRIVEIQGGRIVADSKEMEANAAQ
- a CDS encoding M15 family metallopeptidase, which produces MRRRFFCFSLHHRPSRRVVLLLAAAFICIAAGCAFMLYRLPQPSAAAVSSAKPAVSSAKPHAVSSAAAKPAVNKAAWQLHLVNASHPLPSSFSVKTSAVANVRFDSRAAGALQQMISACNAKGNHLMVCSGWRSISLQSSLYQDEIRSKEKKGLQGQKAVDAAAAVVAPPGTSEHNLGLAADLGSDTNQLLDETFAETPESAWLTQNAWQYGFILRYPKGKEKITGIIYEPWHYRYVGLPAAKEIHSQGVCLEEYLA
- a CDS encoding rRNA pseudouridine synthase; its protein translation is MPQMRLDKLLAQQTGISRKEAAALARSGAVQLNGQPLTDPAAHVSPEQVTLHGEKLDYQQFVYWILNKPAGLLTAARDARQPVVLDLLPPEQRRRGVQPVGRLDKDTTGLLLLTNDGALAHRLLSPRHHVWKIYQARLSCPPRAGAQQRFAAGVQLPDFTCLPARLRLLENGSTPLYEVALREGKFHQVKRMFAAQDSEVTALCRTEFGPLSLPPDLPQGALRPLTAAEQAALLGQGD
- a CDS encoding helix-turn-helix domain-containing protein, whose translation is MSNRLFQGVIHQMRDAIDRTIGVIDETSVIIACSELGRIGEVNESVTSELMVSQEPFVVNGYTYKSFGNLPRPEYAVFVLGTDPEAGRYASLLAVSLSSIKQYYDEKYDRSNFVKNVILDNILPGDIYLKARELHFNNDVSRVCMLIKVTNKTDIAAYDVIQNLFPDKNKDFVININESDIALVKEIKPGIDSKDLEKLASSIVDTLSSEFYTHCVVGIGTPVVGVKDLARSFKEAQVALEVGKVFDTERSIVRYDNLGIARLIYQLPTTLCEMFLKEVFKKGSIDSLDHETLFTIQRFFENNLNVSETSRKLFVHRNTLVYRLEKIKKITGLDLREFEDAIVFKVALMVKKYLDSNPVKF